The Chryseobacterium geocarposphaerae genome window below encodes:
- a CDS encoding VanW family protein translates to MKQKFKSILPSILKLHLRLLKRYFHESKNKYIYSKSYNTQSIGRYKNEILQPIKKSEFHENKIHNLNIVHGKINHLVINPNETFSFWKIVGKPNKKNNFKEGRNLIQNNISSEIGGGICQFSSIIYFLALQSGLKILERHSHSIDIYKDQERFTPLGSDSTVVYGYKDLQIQNPYEFPIQFECNVNENELRFYIISPYELQLNTINFEYSENSEGVWVKTFSNGKKLLENFYIRL, encoded by the coding sequence ATGAAACAAAAGTTTAAAAGTATACTTCCTTCCATCTTAAAACTGCATTTAAGGCTTTTAAAAAGGTATTTTCACGAATCTAAAAATAAATATATCTATTCAAAAAGTTATAATACACAGTCTATCGGAAGATATAAAAACGAGATCCTGCAACCCATTAAAAAAAGTGAATTCCACGAAAATAAAATACATAATCTGAATATCGTTCACGGTAAAATTAATCACCTGGTAATCAATCCCAATGAAACCTTTTCCTTTTGGAAAATCGTGGGAAAACCAAACAAAAAAAATAATTTTAAAGAAGGAAGAAACCTAATCCAAAATAACATTTCAAGTGAAATAGGTGGAGGTATTTGTCAGTTTTCATCCATCATCTATTTCTTAGCACTTCAATCCGGATTGAAAATATTGGAAAGACACTCACATTCTATCGACATTTATAAGGACCAGGAACGTTTTACGCCTTTAGGCTCTGATAGCACTGTTGTATACGGCTATAAAGATTTACAGATTCAGAATCCTTATGAATTCCCTATACAATTTGAATGTAATGTAAACGAAAATGAGCTTCGTTTTTACATTATTTCGCCCTACGAATTACAGTTGAATACAATTAATTTTGAATATTCCGAAAATAGTGAAGGAGTCTGGGTTAAAACTTTTTCCAATGGTAAAAAATTGCTTGAAAATTTTTATATTCGTTTATGA
- a CDS encoding M1 family metallopeptidase, which produces MKFKVSALSVLFYIGAFAQNIQNNPGSNHGNRFEQLGTILPTPNVYRTASGAPGHAYWQNRADYDITAFLDEDKRNLKGSETITYYNNSPDDLDYIWLQLDENQQSTVKKADFPFSSTLPKAANDQQLKASELPVKDNGYGVNLEKVTDASGNPLKYTVNKTMMRIDLPKVLKKGEKLVFKIDWNYNIPNRMKMGGRGGYENFAEDGNDLYTMTQWYPRMCVYSDFHGWQNHQFTGRGEFALVFGNFKVSMNVPADHVVGGTGECKNYDQVLTSDQLARYNKSKTSTEPVEIVTLDEAKKAEKNHSKQRKTWNFEAHDVRDFAWTSSRKFVWDGMGVTIPENNNKVMAMSFYPKEAYGLYRKFSTKAVAHTIKTYSEFTIPYPYPVAQSVEASNGMEYPMICFNYGRTEKDGTYSEAIKNGMLGVIIHEVGHNFFPMIINSDERQWSWMDEGLNTFTEYLTEEKWDNKFPSKRGPAWTIVDYMKLPKDQLEPIMSNSENIIQFGPNAYSKPATGLNILRETIMGRELFDKAFKTYAKRWAFKHPEPADFFRTMEDASGEDLDWFWRGWFYGTDPVDIAIDKVTIAAPDLETAPKQASETKYKVDKPLQNEFEDISKVRNREDKNITFYVEKDKETQDFYYRYDRGQEKVDTQKEYVSKTEGTEPLTAKDKEKFKNLTGYQIDFVNKGGLVMPIILEFTFEDGTKLTDKSSAQIWRQNEQKVSKTYYFDKKLKSIQLDPMRETADIDISNNFWSNDNGTAEVSKFQLFKQKEGGNARGASNGKVNPMQAAGKKN; this is translated from the coding sequence ATGAAATTTAAAGTTTCAGCACTTTCAGTTCTTTTTTACATCGGTGCTTTTGCTCAAAACATTCAGAATAATCCGGGAAGCAACCACGGAAACAGATTTGAACAATTGGGAACCATTTTACCAACTCCCAATGTGTACAGAACCGCTTCAGGAGCTCCGGGACACGCTTATTGGCAAAACAGGGCAGATTATGACATCACTGCTTTTCTTGATGAAGATAAAAGAAACCTGAAAGGATCAGAAACCATTACCTATTACAATAATTCTCCGGATGATTTGGATTATATCTGGCTTCAACTGGACGAAAACCAGCAGTCTACTGTAAAAAAAGCAGATTTCCCTTTCTCTTCTACCCTGCCGAAAGCAGCCAACGATCAGCAGCTTAAAGCTTCTGAATTACCTGTAAAAGACAACGGATATGGCGTAAATCTTGAAAAAGTAACCGATGCTTCGGGAAATCCTTTAAAATATACGGTCAACAAAACCATGATGCGTATTGACTTGCCTAAAGTGCTGAAAAAAGGAGAAAAACTGGTCTTCAAAATTGACTGGAACTACAATATCCCTAACCGAATGAAAATGGGCGGTCGAGGCGGCTACGAAAACTTCGCAGAAGACGGAAATGATCTGTACACGATGACACAATGGTATCCGAGAATGTGTGTATACAGCGATTTTCACGGATGGCAGAATCACCAGTTTACAGGAAGAGGAGAATTTGCCTTGGTTTTCGGAAATTTTAAAGTTTCAATGAATGTTCCAGCTGATCACGTTGTAGGAGGAACCGGAGAATGTAAAAACTACGATCAGGTATTAACATCAGATCAGTTGGCAAGATATAACAAATCTAAAACGTCAACTGAGCCTGTAGAAATTGTAACGCTTGATGAAGCCAAAAAAGCAGAGAAAAATCATTCAAAACAAAGAAAAACATGGAATTTTGAAGCACATGATGTAAGAGATTTCGCATGGACTTCTTCCAGAAAATTTGTTTGGGACGGAATGGGCGTTACCATTCCTGAAAACAACAATAAAGTAATGGCCATGAGTTTCTATCCGAAAGAAGCTTACGGATTATATAGAAAATTCTCTACAAAAGCCGTTGCACACACCATTAAAACCTATTCTGAATTCACAATTCCATATCCGTATCCTGTTGCTCAGTCCGTAGAAGCATCCAACGGGATGGAATATCCTATGATTTGCTTTAACTACGGAAGAACTGAAAAAGACGGAACCTATTCGGAAGCAATCAAAAACGGGATGTTGGGAGTAATCATTCATGAAGTCGGACACAACTTTTTCCCGATGATCATCAATTCAGATGAAAGACAATGGAGTTGGATGGATGAAGGATTAAATACCTTCACAGAATATCTTACTGAAGAAAAATGGGACAACAAATTCCCATCCAAAAGAGGACCGGCCTGGACGATCGTTGATTATATGAAACTTCCGAAAGATCAGCTGGAACCCATCATGAGTAATTCAGAAAATATTATTCAGTTTGGCCCGAATGCGTATTCGAAACCGGCAACCGGATTGAATATTCTTCGTGAAACGATCATGGGAAGAGAGCTTTTTGATAAAGCTTTTAAAACCTACGCAAAAAGATGGGCTTTCAAACATCCTGAACCTGCTGATTTCTTCCGCACAATGGAAGATGCGAGTGGTGAAGATTTAGACTGGTTTTGGAGAGGCTGGTTCTACGGAACAGATCCTGTAGATATTGCCATCGACAAAGTAACCATTGCGGCTCCTGATTTGGAGACAGCTCCAAAACAGGCTTCAGAAACAAAATATAAAGTGGATAAGCCTTTACAAAACGAATTTGAAGATATTTCAAAGGTCAGAAACAGAGAGGATAAAAACATCACCTTTTATGTAGAAAAAGATAAAGAAACTCAGGATTTCTATTACAGATATGACAGAGGTCAGGAAAAAGTAGATACTCAAAAAGAATATGTTTCTAAAACTGAAGGGACAGAACCTTTAACTGCAAAAGACAAAGAGAAATTTAAAAACTTAACGGGTTATCAAATCGATTTCGTTAACAAGGGAGGTTTAGTAATGCCAATCATTCTTGAATTCACCTTTGAAGACGGAACAAAACTGACTGACAAATCTTCTGCACAGATCTGGAGACAAAATGAACAGAAAGTTTCCAAGACTTATTATTTTGACAAAAAATTAAAGTCAATTCAATTGGATCCGATGAGAGAAACTGCCGATATAGATATTTCAAACAATTTCTGGAGCAATGATAACGGAACTGCTGAAGTTTCCAAATTCCAGTTATTCAAACAAAAAGAAGGCGGCAATGCAAGAGGGGCTTCCAACGGAAAAGTAAATCCGATGCAGGCCGCAGGAAAGAAAAACTAA
- a CDS encoding M12 family metallo-peptidase, producing MKTKITILALAISSSAFAQQTYFRNKIPENSLKESQKISKELATTYYNTQYYNQTSFDLNQDIRIPTIKDQMIVAKLDKIYRYTNKSESYTYKIVNDPSAELVLSKYDNIITGMYVSGSGEKIMYHQVNENTFTISQVAEKLLIDQDAKDDTIIDESAISSVIASKTNSNICSSSTATCSASTVDVMVVYTSAASTAWGGNSQSNSYIATAITNFNTALTNSGITNATINLVYSGVISYAESGNLSTDLSRLRATADGYMDDVHTLRTTYGADLVSLVTSTPTNTCGLGYVNTSSTNYVATAGFSTVLYNCAVSNYSLAHEMGHNMGLRHDWYVDTSTTPCSHHHGYTNAVAITNGTSATSAQKWRTIMAYNDECTNAGISCTRINRWANPAINYNTYPTGVAIGSTNPANEAFGFARFICVVAGFTASVGDVLSVEERGTTTKTKEFAIYPNPAKTTINITTDEKENYSFEIINAAGQGLQRTTSKEINISKYPTGEYFINIYSGNTLTGSKKFLKN from the coding sequence ATGAAAACAAAAATCACAATTTTAGCTTTAGCGATTTCCTCTTCAGCTTTTGCTCAACAGACCTATTTTCGGAATAAAATTCCCGAAAACTCCCTGAAAGAATCACAGAAAATTTCAAAAGAGCTTGCGACAACGTATTACAATACTCAATATTATAATCAAACATCATTTGATCTCAATCAGGACATCAGAATTCCCACAATAAAAGATCAGATGATCGTTGCAAAGCTTGATAAAATTTACAGATACACTAACAAAAGTGAATCTTATACCTATAAAATTGTAAACGATCCTTCTGCAGAACTTGTCCTTTCTAAATACGACAATATTATCACCGGAATGTATGTTTCAGGTTCAGGAGAAAAGATAATGTATCATCAGGTAAACGAAAATACATTTACCATCTCTCAGGTAGCAGAAAAATTATTAATTGATCAGGATGCTAAAGATGATACTATTATTGACGAATCAGCTATATCCAGTGTAATAGCTTCCAAAACCAACAGTAATATCTGTTCTTCCAGCACCGCAACATGTTCTGCATCCACCGTAGATGTTATGGTTGTTTATACCAGCGCTGCAAGTACGGCGTGGGGAGGAAATTCACAAAGTAACTCTTACATCGCAACAGCGATTACCAATTTCAATACTGCATTAACCAATTCCGGAATTACAAATGCCACCATTAATCTGGTATATTCAGGAGTGATTTCCTATGCAGAATCCGGAAATTTAAGCACGGATCTATCAAGATTAAGAGCTACTGCAGACGGTTATATGGATGATGTTCATACCTTAAGAACAACTTACGGAGCAGATCTCGTTTCTTTAGTCACTTCTACTCCTACCAACACTTGTGGATTAGGGTACGTAAACACTTCGTCAACAAATTACGTCGCTACCGCAGGCTTTTCTACTGTTCTATATAATTGCGCAGTATCCAATTATTCTTTAGCACATGAAATGGGACACAATATGGGATTAAGACACGATTGGTATGTTGATACAAGCACAACACCCTGCAGTCATCATCACGGATACACAAACGCTGTTGCCATTACCAACGGAACTTCAGCAACATCAGCTCAAAAATGGAGAACCATCATGGCTTACAATGATGAATGTACCAACGCAGGAATAAGCTGTACAAGAATCAACAGATGGGCAAATCCCGCTATCAATTACAATACTTATCCGACAGGAGTTGCAATAGGAAGTACCAATCCCGCAAACGAAGCTTTCGGCTTTGCACGTTTCATTTGCGTAGTTGCCGGGTTTACAGCCAGCGTTGGTGATGTATTATCCGTAGAAGAAAGGGGTACTACAACTAAAACTAAAGAATTTGCAATCTACCCTAACCCTGCAAAGACAACGATCAATATTACTACAGACGAAAAAGAAAATTACAGTTTTGAAATCATTAATGCTGCAGGACAGGGTCTTCAAAGAACAACTTCAAAGGAAATCAACATCAGCAAATATCCTACAGGAGAATATTTTATTAATATATACTCAGGAAATACACTTACAGGAAGTAAAAAATTCTTAAAAAACTAA
- a CDS encoding acyl carrier protein phosphodiesterase encodes MNYLAHSFLAFTDGQIVGQFLEDFIRNKERFSFPKEIQDGITLHRAIDTFTDSHPAIHEAKKVFSPLVRLYSGAFVDVSMDYFLANDLSLNSEKEWKDHSLKVYRVLNENSQFLPENFKKMLVKMEHDDWLYNYREDWGIKFSIQNVLNKAKYLEKDIPVFQAFLDHKEILQKCYDDFFPDLLAHAKAENALLQLER; translated from the coding sequence ATGAATTATCTGGCCCATTCTTTTTTAGCTTTTACTGACGGACAGATCGTGGGTCAGTTTCTTGAGGATTTTATCAGGAACAAGGAACGTTTTTCTTTTCCTAAAGAAATTCAGGACGGGATCACTCTGCACAGAGCCATTGATACCTTTACCGATTCTCATCCCGCAATTCATGAAGCCAAGAAAGTATTCAGCCCATTGGTAAGATTATATTCAGGAGCTTTTGTAGATGTTTCTATGGATTATTTTTTAGCCAATGACCTAAGTTTGAATTCAGAAAAAGAATGGAAAGATCATTCTTTGAAAGTCTACAGGGTTTTAAATGAAAATAGTCAGTTTTTACCCGAAAACTTCAAAAAAATGCTTGTAAAAATGGAACATGATGACTGGCTGTACAATTACCGTGAAGACTGGGGAATCAAATTCAGCATTCAAAATGTTTTGAATAAAGCCAAATATCTTGAAAAAGACATTCCCGTTTTCCAGGCGTTTCTTGACCATAAAGAAATTCTGCAAAAATGCTATGATGATTTTTTTCCAGATCTTCTTGCCCATGCAAAAGCAGAAAATGCTCTTTTACAGCTGGAAAGATAA
- a CDS encoding CTP synthase produces the protein MSKKNTKYIFVTGGVTSSLGKGIVSASLGLLLKSRGFNVTIQKLDPYINIDPGTLNPYEHGECYVTEDGAETDLDLGHYERYLDAPTSQNNNVTTGKIYQTVIEKERKGDFLGKTVQVIPHITNEIKRRIKILSKQNYDIIITEIGGTVGDIESLPYIETVRQLKWELGEKNSMVIHLTLLPYLASSGELKTKPSQHSVRQLMESGIMADVLVCRTEHKIPKDQRAKLAQFCNVPLDNVIECKDLDTIYEVPMYLQKQNFDDVVLKELDLKSDKDADLKEWKSFLKKFQNPKKSVEIALVGKYVSLQDSYISIAEAFKHAGADLETEVKVRWVYSGDITPENIKETLKGVDGILVAPGFGDRGIEGKVLTAQYARENKIPMLGICLGMQIMTIEFARNVLGYSKANSMEFDTSTEHPVISLMEEQKNVVDKGGTMRLGAWKCSLKNGSKLNDIYGAKNITERHRHRYEFNSDYIGEFEKNGFLATGTNPETGLVEALEMPEHPFYVGVQYHPEYKSTVATPHPLFRAFIKACTQK, from the coding sequence ATGAGTAAAAAGAATACAAAGTACATCTTTGTGACAGGAGGTGTAACTTCATCTTTGGGAAAGGGAATCGTTTCAGCTTCTCTTGGACTTCTACTAAAATCACGTGGCTTCAACGTAACTATTCAAAAGCTTGATCCTTATATCAATATTGATCCGGGAACCTTGAATCCTTACGAACATGGAGAATGTTATGTGACCGAAGATGGTGCGGAGACGGATCTGGATTTAGGACACTATGAGCGTTATCTTGATGCTCCGACTTCCCAAAACAACAACGTTACAACAGGGAAAATCTACCAGACTGTCATCGAAAAAGAAAGAAAAGGAGACTTCCTTGGAAAAACAGTTCAGGTAATTCCTCATATTACGAACGAAATCAAACGCAGAATTAAAATTTTATCTAAGCAGAATTACGATATCATTATTACAGAAATCGGTGGTACTGTCGGAGATATCGAGTCTTTACCTTACATTGAAACTGTCCGTCAGTTGAAGTGGGAATTGGGTGAGAAAAACTCTATGGTCATTCACCTGACTTTATTGCCGTATCTGGCTTCAAGTGGGGAACTTAAAACGAAACCATCTCAGCATTCTGTTCGTCAGTTAATGGAAAGCGGAATTATGGCCGATGTTTTGGTTTGCCGTACAGAGCACAAAATTCCAAAAGATCAGAGAGCAAAACTGGCTCAGTTCTGTAACGTTCCTTTAGATAATGTGATTGAATGTAAAGATCTGGATACAATCTATGAAGTTCCGATGTATCTTCAGAAACAAAACTTTGATGATGTAGTTCTTAAAGAATTGGATCTTAAAAGTGATAAAGATGCAGATCTTAAAGAATGGAAAAGCTTCTTAAAGAAATTCCAGAATCCTAAAAAATCTGTCGAAATTGCTTTGGTTGGAAAGTATGTATCTCTTCAGGATTCCTATATTTCGATTGCTGAAGCTTTTAAACATGCAGGAGCAGATCTGGAAACTGAGGTGAAGGTAAGATGGGTGTATAGTGGAGATATTACTCCTGAAAATATTAAAGAGACTTTAAAAGGTGTTGATGGTATCCTTGTCGCTCCAGGTTTTGGCGATAGAGGAATTGAAGGAAAGGTTCTTACCGCTCAATATGCAAGAGAAAATAAAATTCCTATGCTGGGAATTTGTTTGGGAATGCAGATCATGACGATTGAATTCGCTAGAAATGTTTTGGGGTATTCTAAAGCCAATTCAATGGAATTCGATACTTCTACAGAACATCCTGTAATCTCATTGATGGAAGAACAGAAAAATGTTGTTGATAAAGGAGGAACCATGCGTCTTGGAGCTTGGAAATGTTCTTTGAAAAATGGTTCTAAATTAAACGACATTTACGGAGCCAAAAATATTACGGAAAGACACCGTCACAGATATGAATTCAACAGTGATTATATCGGAGAGTTTGAGAAAAACGGTTTCTTAGCAACAGGAACCAACCCGGAAACAGGATTGGTGGAAGCATTAGAAATGCCGGAACATCCGTTCTACGTTGGAGTGCAGTATCACCCGGAATACAAGAGTACGGTTGCAACACCGCATCCTTTATTCAGAGCATTCATTAAAGCTTGCACACAGAAATAA
- a CDS encoding DUF6702 family protein, with amino-acid sequence MRKFLLFLCCVFFLFSFKEGKHPYHVGSVEINYNSQSKTFEITGRFFLDDLENGLSQKYGKSFHFNDAKYKTQLKETLKNYSAEYFKLKTDNKFLKINYVGYEEDNESVNLYLESETVNTPKKVEAAVSFLYNLFDDQINIVHIIVNGNRKSEKLTYPNRYLYQQF; translated from the coding sequence ATGAGAAAGTTTTTGTTGTTTTTGTGCTGTGTCTTTTTTCTTTTCTCTTTTAAAGAGGGGAAACATCCTTATCATGTAGGTTCGGTAGAAATTAATTACAATTCTCAATCAAAGACTTTTGAAATTACGGGAAGGTTTTTTCTGGACGATCTGGAGAATGGACTGTCTCAAAAATATGGGAAGTCATTTCATTTCAATGATGCGAAATACAAGACTCAACTCAAGGAAACTTTAAAGAATTACAGCGCAGAATATTTTAAACTGAAAACGGATAATAAGTTTTTAAAGATAAATTATGTGGGGTATGAAGAGGATAATGAATCCGTAAATCTTTATCTGGAATCAGAAACGGTTAATACTCCGAAAAAAGTTGAAGCGGCAGTAAGTTTCCTGTATAATTTATTTGATGATCAGATTAATATCGTTCATATTATTGTCAACGGAAACAGGAAAAGTGAGAAACTGACGTATCCGAACCGGTATTTGTATCAGCAATTTTAG
- a CDS encoding class I SAM-dependent methyltransferase, whose protein sequence is MKNKILTYYDTLAKDYDKDRFENSYGKYIDKQERLFLHSFVKNKKFSKILDLGCGTGRLLEFATHGADFSQEMIKIARTKYPEKTISVGEISDIPFEAEFDCIFCFHVIMHQNKEKTQSFLNECYKKLSSNGVLIFDFPTKTRRKVISEQEEWHASNTFTEKEILDKTRNQWKPVKTVGVLFFPIHRFPKNLRRLFLPLDRMICNTFLKKWASYNIIVLEKK, encoded by the coding sequence ATGAAAAATAAAATTCTGACGTACTATGATACCCTTGCAAAAGATTATGATAAAGACAGGTTTGAGAACTCCTATGGTAAATATATCGACAAACAGGAAAGATTATTTTTACATTCATTTGTAAAGAACAAAAAGTTTTCAAAAATCTTGGATTTAGGCTGCGGAACCGGAAGATTACTTGAGTTTGCAACTCATGGAGCAGACTTCAGTCAGGAAATGATAAAAATTGCCCGGACAAAATATCCTGAAAAAACAATATCTGTAGGTGAAATTTCCGATATTCCTTTTGAAGCAGAATTCGACTGTATTTTTTGTTTCCATGTCATTATGCATCAAAACAAAGAAAAAACACAATCTTTTTTGAATGAATGCTATAAAAAATTATCATCTAATGGAGTTCTGATTTTTGACTTTCCAACCAAAACAAGAAGAAAAGTAATTTCAGAACAGGAAGAATGGCACGCTTCAAATACTTTCACGGAAAAAGAAATTTTAGATAAAACTAGAAATCAATGGAAACCAGTAAAAACAGTAGGAGTTTTATTTTTTCCTATTCACAGATTTCCTAAAAATCTCAGAAGATTATTTTTACCTTTAGACAGAATGATCTGCAATACTTTCCTAAAAAAATGGGCTTCCTATAATATTATTGTTTTAGAAAAAAAATGA
- a CDS encoding YceI family protein, translating into MRKLFLTFVLALISITAFAQSEWTVDPMHSSINFNIKHMGISFVQGKFDKFDGKVSTAGNNLEKGAFDFIVYPATINTGVDKRDKHLTSADFFDAEKYPQIRFEGGTVAKGKDNTYTLKGKLTIKDVTKEITVPATFGGVAKNQQGKEVLGFQSKFTINRLDYNIKYDPTGAGVAKDVEVALYFELIKQ; encoded by the coding sequence ATGAGAAAACTATTTTTAACTTTTGTATTGGCTTTAATTAGTATTACAGCTTTTGCACAATCGGAATGGACGGTAGATCCTATGCATTCTTCCATTAATTTCAATATTAAACATATGGGAATTAGTTTTGTACAGGGGAAGTTTGATAAATTTGACGGGAAAGTTTCCACAGCCGGAAATAACCTGGAAAAAGGAGCCTTCGATTTTATCGTATATCCTGCGACGATCAATACTGGAGTAGATAAGAGAGATAAACATCTTACAAGTGCAGATTTTTTTGATGCAGAAAAATATCCGCAGATAAGATTTGAAGGGGGTACAGTGGCAAAAGGGAAAGATAACACCTATACTTTGAAAGGGAAACTTACGATTAAAGACGTTACAAAGGAAATTACTGTTCCCGCTACTTTTGGAGGGGTTGCAAAAAACCAGCAGGGGAAAGAAGTATTGGGATTTCAATCTAAGTTTACGATCAATCGTTTAGATTATAATATCAAATATGATCCTACAGGAGCAGGAGTTGCTAAAGATGTTGAGGTAGCTTTATATTTTGAGTTGATAAAACAATAA
- the radA gene encoding DNA repair protein RadA, which produces MAKLKTAYFCQNCGSQYPQWTGQCKNCGEWNTLVEEVVEKTASHKAPPFSKTKQHVINIIEVEAIEEPRIKTPSDELNRVLGGGIVLGSVTLIGGEPGIGKSTLLLQLALKMKKKIFYVSGEESASQIKMRADRLADVKNPNCFLYTETSLEKILHEAKKLEPDFVIIDSIQTLQSQLIESSPGTVSQIRECSNEIIKYAKENNVPVFLVGHITKDGQIAGPKVLEHMVDVVLNFDGDRNHLFRLLRANKNRFGSTAEIGIYEMISQGLKEIKNPSEILITKKSEELSGNSVAVTIEGNRPMLLEIQALVSSAVYGTPQRSSTGFDSKRLNMLLAVLEKRAGFQLGAKDVFLNITGGIKTDDPALDLAVVASILSSNEDIPISEHYCFAGEIGLSGEIRPIAQAEQRISEAEKLGYEKIFVSNLNKIPKKKFGIKIEEVSKIEDFHERLF; this is translated from the coding sequence ATGGCAAAATTAAAAACAGCATATTTCTGTCAAAACTGCGGTTCACAGTATCCTCAATGGACCGGACAGTGTAAAAATTGCGGTGAATGGAACACTTTGGTGGAAGAAGTGGTAGAAAAAACAGCTTCACACAAAGCCCCACCTTTTTCAAAAACAAAACAACATGTTATCAACATCATTGAAGTTGAAGCCATTGAAGAGCCGAGAATAAAAACCCCTTCCGATGAGCTCAACAGAGTGTTGGGAGGAGGCATTGTATTAGGTTCTGTCACTTTAATTGGCGGAGAACCGGGAATCGGGAAATCTACCCTACTTCTTCAACTCGCCCTGAAAATGAAGAAAAAAATCTTTTATGTTTCAGGAGAAGAAAGTGCTTCCCAGATCAAAATGAGAGCTGACCGTTTAGCTGATGTAAAAAACCCGAACTGTTTTCTTTACACGGAAACTTCCCTGGAAAAAATCCTTCACGAAGCCAAAAAATTAGAACCCGATTTTGTCATCATCGACTCTATACAGACCTTACAGTCTCAACTCATTGAGAGTTCTCCGGGAACCGTTTCCCAGATCAGAGAATGTTCCAATGAAATCATTAAATACGCCAAGGAAAATAATGTCCCTGTATTTTTAGTAGGACACATCACCAAAGACGGACAGATCGCAGGACCAAAAGTGTTGGAACACATGGTAGATGTTGTTTTAAATTTTGATGGCGACAGAAACCATCTTTTCAGATTGTTAAGAGCCAATAAAAACCGTTTCGGATCGACTGCCGAAATCGGAATTTATGAAATGATCTCGCAAGGTTTAAAAGAAATTAAAAATCCTTCAGAAATACTGATTACCAAAAAATCTGAGGAACTTTCCGGAAATTCCGTTGCTGTAACCATAGAGGGAAACAGACCGATGCTATTGGAAATTCAGGCGTTAGTAAGTTCTGCAGTCTACGGAACCCCACAAAGAAGCTCTACCGGATTTGATTCTAAAAGATTAAATATGCTGCTCGCTGTACTTGAAAAAAGAGCAGGTTTCCAATTGGGAGCCAAGGATGTTTTCCTGAATATCACAGGAGGAATAAAAACAGATGACCCCGCTTTAGACTTGGCAGTGGTAGCTTCTATTCTTTCTTCCAATGAGGATATTCCGATCTCTGAACATTATTGCTTTGCAGGTGAGATTGGATTAAGTGGTGAAATCCGTCCGATTGCACAGGCCGAACAGAGAATTTCTGAAGCCGAAAAACTGGGTTATGAAAAGATTTTTGTTTCTAACCTTAATAAAATTCCAAAGAAAAAATTTGGGATTAAAATCGAAGAAGTAAGTAAAATTGAAGATTTCCATGAGCGTCTTTTTTAG
- a CDS encoding HupE/UreJ family protein, with protein sequence MQDFLFYLKLGWEHIISLDALDHQLFVLALIAVYSYSDWKKILVLVTAFTIGHSVTLALSILDIVRVPSNWVEFLIPLTIVLTALGNILMKNKKQSQSKLNYYLALFFGLIHGMGFANTARVMIAKSQSIALPLLGFNVGLEVGQIAIVFGILILLFILLNLFKVNKKDWILFVSSGVFALSLKMTLERIPF encoded by the coding sequence ATGCAGGATTTTCTATTTTATTTAAAGCTCGGTTGGGAACATATTATTTCTTTGGATGCATTGGATCATCAACTCTTTGTTCTCGCACTTATTGCCGTTTATTCCTACAGCGATTGGAAAAAAATATTGGTTTTGGTCACCGCATTTACGATTGGTCATTCAGTGACTTTAGCTTTAAGTATTTTAGATATCGTGAGAGTTCCTTCAAACTGGGTAGAATTTCTGATTCCGCTTACGATTGTTTTAACAGCTTTGGGGAATATTCTTATGAAAAATAAAAAACAATCCCAGAGTAAACTCAATTATTATCTGGCTTTATTTTTCGGACTTATTCATGGGATGGGATTTGCCAATACGGCAAGAGTAATGATCGCTAAAAGCCAAAGCATTGCATTACCTCTTTTAGGATTTAATGTAGGACTGGAAGTAGGGCAAATTGCGATTGTTTTTGGAATCCTTATTCTGCTATTTATTCTTTTGAATCTATTTAAAGTCAATAAAAAAGACTGGATATTATTTGTTTCATCGGGAGTTTTTGCTTTATCCTTAAAAATGACATTAGAAAGAATTCCTTTTTAG